One part of the Trichomycterus rosablanca isolate fTriRos1 chromosome 25, fTriRos1.hap1, whole genome shotgun sequence genome encodes these proteins:
- the LOC134302233 gene encoding collagen alpha-5(IV) chain-like, with product MIVIRSRPLMDQGEPGLQGPPGPDEIVEPPEVHFIKGEKGDAYEGLDGYVGNPGPTGPKGYQGSPGPKGIGIQGQKGLRGPPGDPGTDGPSGFPGPPGVPGPPGPPGPPGLEGTSGPTGPKGERGDDGEYGGYVSSGPRGSSGDPGDQGPPGGSYVGTPGFFGLPGPPGFKGPKGETFSGTPGIPGPQGLPGSCGPKGSRGLTGPPGLPGESGPPGYPGCKGQDGDNGDPGPPGILGPRLELCNVLPDTQGPPGLVRLPGPPGPQGIGGAKGDKGLVGFPGNGPKGLSGPHGPPGPPGSPGPYGLRGEPGDPGMPGLPGTKDGPPGPSGNPAIQGPQGRRGVRGDEGSTGSAGDIGYQGPKGNGGVTIDDVLPGDKGDSSGYPGPPGLKGIKGETGRTAEIGYPGEPGDPGPPGLKGQPGPPGFSVPRGAPGPLGPPGQSPDPLILGPRGPHGPPGLPGLKGPPGPPGPKGYRGAAGLEGLDGLPGPKGEKGWRGSDLVGLPGFRGDPGHPGPPGDPGIKGASGPGAKGQRGPTGDPGPRGFLGAPGVSGRSCDVSLPGHRGDPGYPGPPGIIQSAVEMMKILRHDRSFLHVCPGPAGLTGPPGLLLRGDPGDDGPPGPPGPAGVRGLSGPPGYPGYHGPPGPKD from the exons ATGATTGTGATCCGCTCCAGACCACTAATGGATCAG GGAGAACCGGGACTGCAGGGTCCGCCTGGTCCAGACGAGATCGTGGAACCGCCTGAGGTTCATTTCATCAAAGGAGAGAAG GGTGACGCTTATGAAGGTCTGGACGGTTACGTTGGAAACCCGGGACCCACGGGCCCTAAAGGCTACCAGGGGTCTCCAGGTCCTAAAGGCATTGGGATTCAAGGTCAAAAAGGGCTACGAGGGCCACCAGGAGACCCAGGTACGGATGGTCCATCAGGGTTTCCGGGACCTCCAGGTGTTCCAG GACCCCCTGGCCCACCGGGACCACCCGGGCTAGAGGGCACCTCTGGACCCACAGGACCAAAAGGAGAACGTGGAGATGATGGAGAATACGGAGGTTACGTATCTTCAG GTCCCCGAGGGTCGTCCGGTGATCCAGGTGATCAGGGTCCGCCTGGTGGCAGCTATGTCGGCACGCCAGGCTTTTTTGGGCTGCCTGGGCCACCAGGGTTTAAAGGACCCAAGGGGGAAACCTTCTCAGGTACACCTGGAATTCCTGGACCGCAAGGACTACCCGGAAGCTGTGGTCCGAAGGGTAGCCGTGGTCTAACAGGTCCTCCTGGATTACCAG GAGAATCTGGACCTCCTGGATATCCTGGATGTAAGGGGCAAGATGGGGACAACGGGGATCCAGGTCCACCTGGAATACTGGGACCCAGACTTGAACTTTGTAATGTCTTACCAGACACACAAGGTCCTCCAGGGCTCGTACGACTGCCTGGACCGCCTGGACCACAGG GCATCGGTGGTGCGAAAGGAGACAAGGGGTTGGTTGGTTTTCCTGGAAATGGACCAAAAGGTCTTTCAGGACCACATGGTCCACCTGGTCCTCCAGGCTCTCCTGGACCATATGGCTTAAGAGGAGAACCTGGTGATCCAGGGATGCCTGGGCTTCCTGGGACAAAAG ACGGACCACCAGGACCTTCTGGAAATCCAGCCATACAAGGACCTCAAGGTAGAAGAGGAGTGAGGGGTGATGAGGGATCGACCGGTTCGGCCGGCGACATTGGATATCAGGGGCCCAAAG GGAACGGTGGTGTAACCATTGATGATGTTCTTCCAGGTGACAAAGGCGACTCCAGTGGGTATCCAGGTCCGCCCGGACTCAAGGGCATCAAGGGTGAAACTGGACGAACAG CTGAGATCGGATATCCAGGAGAGCCTGGGGACCCAGGGCCTCCGGGGCTGAAGGGACAACCTGGTCCTCCTGGTTTTTCAGTTCCTCGTGGAGCACCAGGCCCCCTCGGGCCTCCAG GACAGAGTCCAGATCCTTTGATTTTGGGTCCTCGGGGTCCTCACGGACCTCCAGGGTTACCAGGACTGAAAGGTCCTCCAGGCCCACCAGGTCCAAAAG GATATCGAGGAGCAGCCGGTCTTGAGGGTCTGGACGGCCTTCCTGGTCCAAAAGGAGAGAAAGGTTGGAGAG GTTCAGATCTCGTTGGTCTTCCTGGGTTCCGAGGTGATCCAGGGCATCCAGGTCCACCCGGTGATCCTGGAATCAAAGGCGCTTCGGGACCAGGAGCGAAGGGTCAGAGAGGACCTACAGGAGACCCAG GTCCTCGGGgcttcttaggtgcaccagggGTTTCAGGAAGATCCTGTGATGTTTCACTTCCGGGACACAGGGGAGACCCGGGATACCCAGGACCTCCAG gTATCATTCAGTCAGCTGTAGAAATGATGAAGATACTGAGACATGACCGGTCATTCCTACATGTGTGTCCAGGTCCGGCAGGTCTGACTGGACCTCCAGGTTTGCTCCTCCGTGGAGATCCAGGAGACGATGGTCCACCGGGACCTCCAGGACCCGCCGGTGTGAGGGGTCTGTCAGGGCCGCCAGGCTACCCAGGTTACCACGGACCACCGGGACCCAAAGATTAG
- the LOC134302232 gene encoding LOW QUALITY PROTEIN: collagen alpha-2(IV) chain-like (The sequence of the model RefSeq protein was modified relative to this genomic sequence to represent the inferred CDS: inserted 1 base in 1 codon) translates to MTNDIGGRRQRGLPGLMGITGPEGLRGRDGPPGLQGEKGLKGHKGQKGMAGPQGLSGPPGITGHPGALGDAGEPGAQGFVGQQGPPGARGDEGFPGPAGSGQPGFLLVIHSQTEAVPECPAGMAFLWSGYSLLYMEGQEKAITQDLGRAGSCLRIFSTMPFSYCNCNXSPLPMMLVAGAAIRQYISRCVVCEAPDFVAVHSQDASVPVCPAGWSGLWIGYSFLMVSVFIRRVNTSLTSSGSCLKDFRSQPFVECQGPRGTCHYFANVYSFWLTRVSNEEELGLAPVPGVLKSAGEQRARVSRCHVCMKR, encoded by the exons atgaccAACGATATAgggggaagga GGCAGAGGGGATTACCTGGTTTGATGGGCATCACAGGACCGGAGGGTCTCAGAGGAAGAGACGGACCGCCTGGGCTCCAGGGTGAAAAAGGACTGAAAGGTCACAAGG GACAGAAGGGCATGGCAGGACCTCAGGGGTTATCTGGACCGCCGGGGATTACCGGACACCCGGGTGCTCTTGGAGACGCCGGAGAACCTGGAGCACAAGGCTTTGTGGGGCAACAAG GTCCTCCGGGTGCCAGGGGAGATGAAGGTTTCCCAGGTCCAGCAGGTTCGGGGCAGCCtggattcctcctggtgatccACAGTCAGACGGAGGCGGTGCCAGAGTGCCCGGCGGGGATGGCGTTCCTCTGGAGCGGGTACAGTCTGCTCTATATGGAGGGTCAGGAGAAAGCGATCACGCAGGACCTGG gtcGGGCCGGTTCTTGTTTGCGTATTTTCAGCACCATGCCCTTCTCCTACTGTAACTGTA TAAGCCCGTTGCCCATGATGCTCGTGGCGGGCGCAGCGATCCGCCAGTACATCAGTCGGTGCGTGGTTTGCGAGGCGCCCGATTTTGTGGCGGTTCACAGCCAGGACGCCAGCGTGCCCGTTTGTCCTGCGGGCTGGAGTGGACTGTGGATCGGCTACTCCTTCCTCATGGTGAGTGTCTTCATACGGAGAGTAAATA CCTCCCTGACCTCATCCGGGAGCTGTCTGAAGGACTTCAGGTCGCAGCCCTTCGTGGAGTGCCAGGGTCCACGTGGAACGTGCCACTATTTCGCCAATGTTTACAGTTTCTGGCTGACTCGGGTGAGCAACGAGGAGGAGCTCGGTCTGGCTCCGGTGCCCGGCGTACTGAAGTCGGCCGGGGAGCAGCGGGCGCGCGTCAGCCGATGCCACGTGTGCATGAAGCGGTGA